The window CAAGGAGCAGTTTGCCGTAGATCTGTGTGAAATCGAACGCCTCCCCTTCCTGGCTTTGCAAAAACAGGCCCATCCAGAGCGGCGTGAGCAGAATACCAATAATGCCCGAAATGCTGGCGTTAAAAATAGCAGCCGGTATGTTTCCTCTGGCAATGGAAACCATCACCACCGATGAAGAAACGGTAGAGGGCAGCGCCGCCAGAAAAAACATCGACAGCCATATCGTTTCCTGATGTTCATTCTGCAGGAGGGGATGAAAGAGGAGTACCAGCAGGGGAAAAACTAAAAAGGTGGTGCTTTGAATTACCAGGTGCAGCTTCCAGTTCCTGAGTCCCAGCTTAATCTTCTCGGGGCTTAGCTTCAGGCCATAAAAGAAAAAGATCAGCGACACACCAATGCTGCTGATGGTATCGAGCGGAACCGGCGTATTACCAGCACCAAACTGCGGAAACAGGTAGGCCAGCAGCACCGTTAGCAGAATGGCCAGTACAAAACGATCTATTTTTACAAAACTAAAGATGTTCACACGCGCTACTTTTACCTGCAGACAGCCAATACACGCCTTGCTGATTTATAGCGAAGGTAGGCCCACAGCAGGCAAATTTGCAAGCTACTGCAGCTGCTTAGCAGTAAAACTGGCACTAAGAACATACTTTGCAGGCCCGGGCCGGAGACTTACCTGGTTCTAATCCCCAGTTTGATGCCGGCATCCAGGATACGACCAGGGTAGCTTTCCCGCTGCACCAGGAGTGCGCCATGCAGGTTCAGGTAGGGATTCAGCTGCAGGTACAGCGTATTAAACACAGCTACCTCTCCACCAATTCCCAGGCCTATGCCCAGCCCGCTCTGGCTGCTTAACGCTCTGCTGGTACTGAGTCCCATGTTGTTGCTCATGTCGATATCGGCCATTACGCCCCCATTTACAAAAAAGTTTTTTGAAAGGTTGAGCCGCAGGAAAGCAGGCAGGTAGAGGAGGTGAACATCGTAATGAGTAGCGATACGTGGAACATCAGGATTGGGAGCCGGTGTTTGGATCAGTCTGTTGTAGTGATAGAAAAGGCCGGTTTCAAATTTCAGCTTTCCCCCTATTTGCCTGTAGTAGTTCGCACCCAGATCAAAGCCTCTCTCCAGGTCCAGGTTGGGACCTCCGTCCAGGTTTGCTCTTAGCACTGTTGCACTGCCTGCTCCTGCTGTTACGCCAAAGCTGTTTTTGCTCCCTTCCTGTGCGTAAGCGGCAAGGCTTATCATCATCAGCAGGACTATCAGAAATTTTTTCATCTGCATTATTAATTCAGGTTCTGAAACATAGAAGAAAACCCGGCTACTCTTTGCTATAGGAAAACAGCAACAGGAGAGCAGTCTCTATCAGTTATTTTACACTCTTAAACAGATGACATTTTAAGTGTCTGTATGGTTGGGTGCTTCATAAGAAAATAACAACACCCTACTTAAAGTAATAAGCACAAGTAGGGTAAAGAATAAAAACATGAGCACTTTCAGCAATTTCCAACCTGCTGCGCCACTGCCGCAGCGCCTGGCTCCTGTATTGATATCGGAGCTAAGCCACCTATTTATCGCAGCCCCGCCAAGCCCTAATTCCAGGCTTATCCACACACGGTATGCATAAGTTGTTGATAAAAATATTAGCATTACAACATTTTTGTGCCAACACAGTTCGTATACTTGCTAAGTTAATTAGTATTTTCAACCAAACCTGTTAGCTATGGAGCGAGTATTAGTCAGGCTGCACCCTTCCGAATCGGTAGCATCCTTAGGCATTCCTGTTGTTGGATATGTAGCTGCGGGCTTTCCTTCGCCTGCCCAGGATTACCTGGAAGATAAAATAGACCTGAACCGGGAGCTGATTAGAAACCCTGCCGCCACCTTTCTGGCCCGCGTAAGCGGCATTAGCATGAGCGGCGACATGGAAGAGGGCGACCTGCTGGTGATAGACCGTTCGCTGCCCACCAAACACGATGCCATTGCCCTCTGCTTTCTGAACGGGGAGTTTACGGTTAAGCGCGTTCACCAGAAAAAAGACCGGGTATTCCTGATGCCTACCAACAAGCTTTTTCCCGTGATTGAGGTGGAGGAAGGAGGCGAGCTGATGATCTGGGGTATTGTTACCTACATCATCAAAAACGCCCGCCATACATGATTGCGCTGGTAGACTGCAATAACTTTTACGTAAGCTGCGAGCGGGTTTTTGACCCCGGCCTGAACGGAAAGCCTGTGGTGGTGCTCTCCAACAACGACGGCTGCGTGATCTCCCGCAGCCAGGAAGCCAAAGATCTCGAGATCTGGATGGGTGCCCCTGCCTTTCAGATCCGGGAGCTGGTAGAGCAGCACCAGATCAAAGTATTCAGCTCCAACTATACCCTCTATGGCGATATGTCGGGGCGGGTGATGCAAACCCTGCGCACGTTTAGCCCCAACGTAGAGGTTTACTCCATCGACGAAGCCTTCCTGGATGCCAGCGGGTTACCCGCCGGGGCACTGCCGCAGGATCTTACTGACTGGGGACAGCTGCTGCGGGCAACTGTGCGTAAAAACGTGGGCATCCCGGTAGGGGTGGGCATAGGCCCAACCAAAACCCTGGCCAAGGTTGCTAACTGGATAGCCAAAAAGCATCGTGATTATAAGAAGTGGGGCGTGTTTGTGCTAAACGAGGAAAATCGGGAGGAAGTGCTGGAGTATTTCCCGATTGAGGAAGTTTGGGGTATTGGCCGAAAGCATGCCGAGCGCCTAAAGGAAAAAGGAGCCACCACTGCCCTGAAGTTTACCGAACTGCCCGAAAGCTGGGTAAAACGGCATATGTCGGTAGTAGGCCAGCGGCTGCAGCGGGAGCTCAAAGGTATCTCCTGCCTTTCGCTGGAGCTGATGGCGCAGGCCAAGCAGAACATCTGCACCTCGCGCTCCTTTGCCGAAATGCTTGAAGATGTAGAGCTGATCAGGGAAGCTGTAAGCACCCACGCCAGCCGCTGCGCTTTTAAGCTTCGCAGGGATGGCAGCTGTGCCGGTGCTATTACCGTTTTTTTGCACACCAACCGCTTTAAGGTAAACGACCTGCAGTATGCCAATGCCCAAACCCTGCTCCTGCCCCAGGCCTCGGCCGACAGCCGGGTGCTGGTAAAAGCCGCCATGAAGGGACTGGGAATGATCTACAAAAAGGGCTACCGCTACAAAAAAGCCGGTGTAATCGTAAGCCAGATTGTGCCCCGCCAGCAGGTACAGCAGGATCTTTTTGCCTCCTCTTCTGAAAACCCCGAGCTGATGAAGGTAGTAGATAAGCTCAACGGCCGCTACGGCCAGGAAAAGGTACGGGTAGCTGCCCTGGGCTACAGTAAGGGATGGCACCTGCGGCGCGAGCACCTCTCCCCCTGCTATACCACTGATTTACGGGAGGTGCTAAGGGTACGGGGATAGCCAGCCTACTATATTACTTTTTGTACGCTTCGCCATCTTTCTTTTGAGTAACCACATTTTTTTGATGGTTCATTCTCCTCATATATACCAGCAGCTTCACTACAGGTATAAGCTATCAGCAACTTTTCTTCTTCAATCAACTTTAAGTACAAAGCGATAATTACCAATCAACAATTTAAACCACTACATGGAAATAAAACAAATACTATTGAACAGCCGTCCCAAAGGCCTGCCCGATCAGACAAACTTTAAGGTTGAGACAGTTACTTTACCCGAATTAAAAGAGGGTGAAGTGCAGGTAAAAGGCCTTTATTATTCCGTAGACCCCTATATGCGCGGGCGCATGAATGATGCAAAATCCTACGTTCCGCCCTACCAGGTAGGTGCCCCCATTGAAGGTGGCGTGGTAGCCGAAGTAGTAGCCAGCAAAGCGGCGCAGTATAAAGCTGGTGATAAAGTGTTGGGTAACCTGCCCTGGGCTACACAGGCTGTGGTGCCGGCAAAACGGCTTACAAAGATCGATGATACCATAGCACCTGCCAGTTATTACCTGGGCATACTGGGCATGCCGGGGCTAACTGCTTATTTTGGCCTGATGGATATCGGGAAACCCAAAGAAGGTGAAACGGTAGTGGTTTCCGGAGCTGCCGGAGCAGTAGGTGTTGTAGTAGGGCAAATAGCAAAAATACAGGGCTGCCGGGTAGTAGGCATTGCCGGCGATGATCATAAGCTTAAGATGCTTCAGGAGGAGTTTGGCTTTGATGAGGCAATTAACTACAAAACAACCGATAACATGGATGCAGCCATCGCAAAAGCCTGCCCCGATAAGGTAGATATTTATTTTGATAATGTAGGAGGAGAAATTTCAGATGCCGTTATCAGGAACATCAATTTCCATGCACGCATTCCCCTCTGCGGCCAGATTGCCCTGTACAATGTAACCGAAGTACCTGTAGGCCCACGCCTGCAGCCCATGCTGCTCACCAGAAGCGTGTTAATGAAGGGCTTTATTGTAAGCAACTATCAGAGCCGTTTTGGCGAAGGCATTCAGCAACTGGCGCAGTGGTTAAAAGAAGGAAAGCTCAGGTACACAGAAACAGTCAGGGAAGGATTTGAAAATCTGCCCGAAGCGCTGCTAGGGCTTTTCTCTGGCGATAACACCGGAAAAATGATTGTAAAGGCATAGTACCGGCCATGGTAGCAAAAAAAGAAGAGAGCACCTGCAGCAGCAAGCGCTCTCTTCTTTTTGCAGCTAATCTACAGAAGCCTTTCTACTTCTTCATAATTTCGCCACAGGCAACAGGAAGTGCCGGCATGTATACTGCACCTTCGCTGTAGCGTTGCATTACCACACCATCTTTTACAAAAGCGCCATGTATCACAATTACCCTGTTTACCAGCATAAGGTCTTTTTCTGTTTGGGTACCATCATACATGTTGTCAAAAGCCTGTAACAGCTCTTTTGTGGCTACCATTTCATGATAAGAAAGGTCTCCGGCACCAATACCAACAAAAGGAAAGCTGCCAGCGTTTAGCGGCACAAGATCATCATCCAGGGGAATCAGCACCGGACCATAAAATGGAAGGCCCTCTGGCAGCGATAATATGCCATCGTCTCCCGCAGCACTGGCTGGCGGACAAACAGCTTTCTGATTTTTCTTATCACCATCCGGGGCAAAACCATGTATGTGCTGTGGGTGTACCCGGTTTGGCGAGAGGCCTTTCGCATTGATCATCACCTCAAAATTTCCGTTCTGGCTGTATTTGATAGTAGCTTTTCCTGTTACACCAGAGTTGTTCAAAGGCGTTAAATAAGCTTCGAACATTTTCACTTCCTGTTCTTCAACTTCATTAACGATCTCATCCAGTTCCTCCTCCAGGCGATCGCAGCCGGCAAAAACAAAGGCACAAATAAAAAGTGCTAAAAAGCCTTTAAGGCTAAATCGTGCATTTCTGCGCAGGGTATTCCCTGTCTTGTTTTCAGATAAATTTGTATTCATAATTTTTAGTATTGGGTTAAAAAAATTAAAGATCCTGTTACTCTATTGTTTGATCATTTCTGATGATTCCCGTACCTGCCTGTCTCAGGTTAAATAGCATATATACGATTTGTTAGGTACAATCACTTACCCATCCCTATTTATATAGCACCGCTGGGATCAATCTATTTACAAAACGGCCACTCCGGCACTGCGCCTTCCGGGAGAATCAGAGAGTAAATATCCTACTTATGTACAATTCAGCTCTGACTGTGTAAACTTTAATCATGTATTGCGCTAAAAATGCAGGTATACTGTCATTTCTAATCAAAAAATGCATAGCAAATATGCACCTGCTACAAATCAGCAGCATACAAGTGAATGCATGAACGAGAGAAGCGATATTTTTTAGCTGAAAATTTTGATTTTTATATCTAGATAATCCTTAAAATATTAGACTAAAATATAAATCACTTTTCAATACCAGACTATGTTCTATTATCCGGTAGCGTAGAGGAACAACATGGCATTTTTAATTAATGTTTGCTAATATTTAAAAATTTTTTAATTTGAAATAACGATAAATGAACCGTTAACCTACATGTTCATTTAAGACGCTCCGAAATCTTTATTATTAAGGAAGCATAGGCTCCTGCCGGTTGAAAATTTATATAAGCCCCCACTTTAAGCAAAATAGGATCAATTAAAAAAATAATTTTCGACCAAAAAATTATCTGAAGCGAATATGACATGTTTGCCCCCCCATTTGTCTAACACTACCAATCAATGTTAGTCATTACTATAAACAAAATAACCAAGTCAGCAGCAATGTTCATCAGTCTTGATTGATAGTTTTAGATAAATCCATAAAAAAATTAATTTTAATCTGCTCTTATTGAAAACATTCGCAGGTAAATCGAATTAAACATAGATATTCTGATGACAATCATTACGAAAAATATCAATTTTTAAATTTCTATGTCTTAAATTTTTATCTGCTGAATTATTATGGAAACAACTAATAGAGAAGGAAGAGCAATCTCCTGGAGAGTTGCGAAGGGATGGTTAGTGGCAATGGCAGCGGTTTTTGCCCTTTCCTCCTGCGAAACATTAAAAGACATCTTTGACGAAGAACCCAGTATGGGAAATGTTATCATGCCTGAAGGTCCGCCTCCGGAATGGGCACCGGATATAGATCCGCAGATGCTGGCCGTTATTGAGCAGCTCCAAAGCTATGGCACGCCTCCACTCCATACCCTTACTGCCGATCAGGCCAGAAAGGCACCTACCCCTACCGATGCGGTGATGGATCTTTTAAAAAAGTATAACATAACACCACCACAGCCAAAGGTCGATTTTAACCACCTGGTGATTCCAAACAATACAGATGAAGGTCTTCTGGTACGTACTTATACGCCGCGTAGTGGTAATGGCCCTTTCCCGGTTATTGTTTATTATCATGGCGGTGGCTGGGTAATTGCCGGCCTGGATACTTACGAACCATCTGCTGCAGCTTTGGCTGAAAAAACAGGTGCAATTGTAGTATCAGTGGCTTATCGCCAGGCTCCTGAGCATACATTCCCTGCAGCGCACGAAGATGCTTATGCTGCTTATGTCTGGGCACGTGAAAACGCTGGTCAGATCAATGGAAATCCCGATAAGGTGGCCACAGCAGGAGAAAGTGCAGGGGGCAACCTTGCAGTTGCGGTAGCAATTATGGCAAAAGAGCGTGGTATGGAACTCCCCGTTCATATTCTTTCTGTCTATCCAATTGCCGAAGGAGATACTGAGTCCTCTACGTATGATAAATATGCAGATGCTGTACCTCTAAACCGCCCATTGATGGAGTGGTTCTTCAATAAATATGTGCCTGATGAAACCAATAGAATGAGCCCACTTATTACTCTCACAGATGCAGACCTTACTGGTTTACCACCAGTAACTATCATCAATGCTGAAATTGATCCGCTAGAAGCTGAAGGTGAAATCCTGGCTGAGGTATTAAAGATGGCGGGTGTGGATGTTACAAGAAAAGTATAT of the Flammeovirgaceae bacterium 311 genome contains:
- a CDS encoding sodium-dependent transporter (COG0385 Predicted Na+-dependent transporter); this translates as MNIFSFVKIDRFVLAILLTVLLAYLFPQFGAGNTPVPLDTISSIGVSLIFFFYGLKLSPEKIKLGLRNWKLHLVIQSTTFLVFPLLVLLFHPLLQNEHQETIWLSMFFLAALPSTVSSSVVMVSIARGNIPAAIFNASISGIIGILLTPLWMGLFLQSQEGEAFDFTQIYGKLLLEILLPVVLGILMQRKWHWLAVKYSKELSLFDRAVILLIVYKSFAESFSEGAFSAIGGADLVVIVLLVLALFFSVYGVVYWITTMLSFSLEDKIAALFCGSKKSLVHGTVFSKILFGSSAAVGLILLPLMLFHAIQIIIISTIAGRYGRKTGL
- a CDS encoding alpha/beta hydrolase domain-containing protein (COG0657 Esterase/lipase): MAAVFALSSCETLKDIFDEEPSMGNVIMPEGPPPEWAPDIDPQMLAVIEQLQSYGTPPLHTLTADQARKAPTPTDAVMDLLKKYNITPPQPKVDFNHLVIPNNTDEGLLVRTYTPRSGNGPFPVIVYYHGGGWVIAGLDTYEPSAAALAEKTGAIVVSVAYRQAPEHTFPAAHEDAYAAYVWARENAGQINGNPDKVATAGESAGGNLAVAVAIMAKERGMELPVHILSVYPIAEGDTESSTYDKYADAVPLNRPLMEWFFNKYVPDETNRMSPLITLTDADLTGLPPVTIINAEIDPLEAEGEILAEVLKMAGVDVTRKVYAGVTHEFFGMAAVLEQARHAQDLAASRLKESFK
- a CDS encoding lesion bypass DNA polymerase V UmuD (COG1974 SOS-response transcriptional repressors (RecA-mediated autopeptidases)): MERVLVRLHPSESVASLGIPVVGYVAAGFPSPAQDYLEDKIDLNRELIRNPAATFLARVSGISMSGDMEEGDLLVIDRSLPTKHDAIALCFLNGEFTVKRVHQKKDRVFLMPTNKLFPVIEVEEGGELMIWGIVTYIIKNARHT
- a CDS encoding alcohol dehydrogenase zinc-binding domain-containing protein (COG2130 Putative NADP-dependent oxidoreductases), whose protein sequence is MEIKQILLNSRPKGLPDQTNFKVETVTLPELKEGEVQVKGLYYSVDPYMRGRMNDAKSYVPPYQVGAPIEGGVVAEVVASKAAQYKAGDKVLGNLPWATQAVVPAKRLTKIDDTIAPASYYLGILGMPGLTAYFGLMDIGKPKEGETVVVSGAAGAVGVVVGQIAKIQGCRVVGIAGDDHKLKMLQEEFGFDEAINYKTTDNMDAAIAKACPDKVDIYFDNVGGEISDAVIRNINFHARIPLCGQIALYNVTEVPVGPRLQPMLLTRSVLMKGFIVSNYQSRFGEGIQQLAQWLKEGKLRYTETVREGFENLPEALLGLFSGDNTGKMIVKA
- a CDS encoding DNA repair nucleotidyltransferase/DNA polymerase (COG0389 Nucleotidyltransferase/DNA polymerase involved in DNA repair) is translated as MIALVDCNNFYVSCERVFDPGLNGKPVVVLSNNDGCVISRSQEAKDLEIWMGAPAFQIRELVEQHQIKVFSSNYTLYGDMSGRVMQTLRTFSPNVEVYSIDEAFLDASGLPAGALPQDLTDWGQLLRATVRKNVGIPVGVGIGPTKTLAKVANWIAKKHRDYKKWGVFVLNEENREEVLEYFPIEEVWGIGRKHAERLKEKGATTALKFTELPESWVKRHMSVVGQRLQRELKGISCLSLELMAQAKQNICTSRSFAEMLEDVELIREAVSTHASRCAFKLRRDGSCAGAITVFLHTNRFKVNDLQYANAQTLLLPQASADSRVLVKAAMKGLGMIYKKGYRYKKAGVIVSQIVPRQQVQQDLFASSSENPELMKVVDKLNGRYGQEKVRVAALGYSKGWHLRREHLSPCYTTDLREVLRVRG